In a single window of the Bacillus mycoides genome:
- a CDS encoding VanZ family protein: protein MNRKWLFWIPVLLWMGIIFYSSAQPYKKQDMRSDIEQYVNVEFVKEHFSWVSIDYGGGTPVSIANKGVAGFVEFFLRKGAHFMVFFMLGSLTYYAFHRSGYSRKRCFAYALLFVAGYATFDEIHQWFTGDRTPMWQDSLLDTCGGLTGIIISNWFWHRKRS, encoded by the coding sequence ATGAATCGTAAATGGTTATTTTGGATTCCTGTATTACTATGGATGGGGATTATTTTCTATTCTTCAGCTCAGCCATATAAAAAACAGGATATGCGCTCGGATATTGAGCAATATGTAAATGTTGAGTTTGTGAAAGAGCATTTTTCATGGGTATCTATCGATTATGGCGGAGGTACACCTGTTAGTATCGCAAATAAAGGTGTAGCTGGATTTGTTGAGTTTTTCCTACGTAAAGGTGCTCATTTTATGGTGTTCTTTATGCTCGGCTCATTGACGTATTATGCTTTTCATCGATCGGGTTATTCGAGAAAAAGGTGCTTTGCATACGCCCTCCTTTTCGTTGCGGGGTATGCAACATTTGATGAAATTCATCAATGGTTTACAGGAGACCGTACACCGATGTGGCAAGATTCATTGCTTGATACGTGCGGCGGGTTAACAGGAATTATAATAAGCAATTGGTTTTGGCATAGAAAAAGGAGCTAA